From Papaver somniferum cultivar HN1 unplaced genomic scaffold, ASM357369v1 unplaced-scaffold_29, whole genome shotgun sequence, a single genomic window includes:
- the LOC113341414 gene encoding F-box protein At5g07610-like: MVSSTSLTDDILIEIFAHLPLNSIYKSNCLSKAWLSNLSNPNFFIKWFQLNYKSLPWIHYHMITQEDADKAKPWRFRTGYHELHSDFMSRNEHLFNFKFIKNQKPAYLCLLGSSNGLVLCDSWSDGQERYLVCNPLTQKWVYLPSSPCPRANGEITGYFCEYSSSFTSRFRVVCIPKFDEPSKIFNVNVFCSDLGEWKSFQVSCDENVVWGWCDWEKVVIHKGVLLWIEEGNRMIVYDLNQKTQSNGHRCSLINLPDVRYDDAEYGNNCRIGESEGWVCYAKVRWTDRAVTMNVWVLDGVKWQILHFDISISIDNIVTELSSERGRAVRIQVLGFSPVDRNIVFLSWKHWVWGLNIQTRSFEELCVDIGHLYRNGRLGPFVLKPMPTVLPAPSWNALSSDLCISN; encoded by the coding sequence ATGGTTTCTTCTACTTCATTAACAGATGATATCTTGATTGAGATCTTTGCTCATCTCCCTCTGAACTCGATCTACAAGTCTAATTGTTTATCCAAGGCATGGTTATCTAacctctcaaaccctaatttctttatCAAGTGGTTTCAGCTCAATTACAAGTCTCTCCCATGGATACACTATCATATGATTACtcaagaagatgctgataaagcaAAACCTTGGAGATTTAGAACAGGATATCATGAATTGCATTCAGATTTCATGTCTAGAAACGAACATTTGTTTAATTTtaagtttattaaaaatcaaaaaccaGCTTATCTATGCCTCTTAGGTTCTAGTAATGGTTTGGTACTTTGTGATTCCTGGTCAGATGGTCAGGAGAGGTATCTTGTTTGTAATCCACTAACTCAAAAATGGGTTTACCTTCCTTCATCACCGTGTCCCCGGGCTAACGGGGAAATTACTGGATATTTTTGCGAGTATTCATCATCATTCACAAGTCGTTTTAGGGTTGTATGTATCCCCAAATTTGATGAGCCTTCAAAGATatttaatgttaatgttttttGTTCTGATCTGGGTGAATGGAAAAGTTTTCAAGTTTCATGTGATGAAAATGTCGTGTGGGGATGGTGTGATTGGGAAAAGGTTGTTATCCATAAGGGTGTTTTATTATGGATTGAAGAGGGGAATAGAATGATAGTTTACGATCTCAATCAGAAAACCCAAAGTAATGGACATCGATGTAGTTTGATTAATTTGCCAGATGTAAGGTATGATGATGCTGAGTATGGTAACAATTGTCGAATTGGGGAGTCTGAAGGCTGGGTCTGCTACGCTAAAGTTAGATGGACAGACAGGGCAGTGACTATGAATGTATGGGTGCTCGATGGGGTCAAGTGGCAAATATTGCACTTTGATATTTCGATTTCGATAGACAATATCGTAACAGAACTGTCTTCTGAGAGAGGTAGAGCTGTAAGAATCCAAGTCTTAGGTTTCAGTCCAGTAGACCGTAATATTGTTTTCCTCAGTTGGAAGCATTGGGTTTGGGGGTTGAATATCCAAACGAGAAGCTTTGAAGAGCTTTGCGTGGATATCGGACATTTATACAGAAATGGGAGGTTAGGGCCGTTTGTGCTAAAGCCGATGCCAACAGTACTTCCAGCGCCATCTTGGAATGCGCTTTCAAGTGATCTTTGCATTTCAAACTGA